The genomic DNA CCGGCGGAAGAACAGGAAGGCGATGACGCCGAACAGGACGATTCCGGAGATGGAAAGGATCACGGGTCTGCTCCTCGATGAGGGGAGGGGGACAGTGTTACAGAAAGTGCCTTTATGGTGACAAAAAGTAATAGATGATGTGGCGCGGCAAATGGGTGGATCTCGGCCGGTGTCGCACATCGGCGGTATACGTCCGGCCCCCCGGTCGTCGTGCGGGGCCGTACGGACAGGGCTCCCCGGGCCCGGACGGGGCGTGCGGGCCCGTTCGGAAGTTCGCCCGGATGGACGCGTGACCCGCGGGGCCGACCGCTTCCGCTACCGTGCGTGGTGACACGAACTGTTGAGACCGACCAGTGAGGCCATGCCGTGACCGACTCCGCCGACGCCGCGTTCGACCCCGAGGTGATCGAGCTCGCCGGGAAGCTCTTCGACGCCGCCCGGGCGGGCGACGCCCCGCTGCTCGCCGCCTACCTGGACGCCGGGGCGCCCGCCGACCTCGCCAACGACCGCGGCGACACCCTGGTGATGCTCGCCGCCTACCACGGCCACGTCGACGCGGTCCGGGTCCTGCTGGAGCGCGGCGCCGACGCCGACCGGGTCAACGACCGCGGGCAGACCCCGCTGGCCGGCGCGGTCTTCAAGGGCGCCGAGGCCGTCGTCGACGCGCTGCTCGCCGGTGGCGCCGACCCGAAGGCCGGCACGCCGTCCGCGCTCGACACCGCGCGGATGTTCGGCAAGGACGCGCTGTTGGAGCGCTTCGAGGCCTGCTGACCCGGTCACCTAGGCTGGGGCCATGGAAATTCGTATGACCGGCTTCGGCCATCCGGACGGCGTGAAGCTGTCGGACGAGGTGCAGCAGGAGTACGTCCGCCGGTACGGGGACGGGGACCAGACCTCGATGCACACCGACCACTTCGACCCGCCGGCCGGGCTCTTCGTCGTCGCCTACCTCGACGGCGAGCCGGTGGCCTGCGGCGGCTGGCGCGCCAAGGAACAGGACGACGACGGCCTGCTCGACGGCGACGCCGAGCTGAAGCGGATGTTCGTGGTGCCCCAGGCCCGCGGCAAGGGCCTCGCCCGGGCCGTGCTGCGCCACCTGGAGGAGCGCGCGGTCGCGGCCGGGCGGACCCGGCTGGTGCTGGAGACCGGCAACAAGCAGCCCGAGGCGATCGCCCTGTACCTCTCCGAGGGCTACGCCGACATCCGCAAGTTCGGGTACTACAAGGACCACCCGGACAGCGTCTGCATGGGCAAGCAGCTGGTCTGACGGCTCTGACGGGCGGCGGGAAACGGCTGGACGCGGGCGGGGCGGCCGGTCATGATCACGGGTTGATGGACGACGAACTCATGGACCTGGCCGGGCGCCTCGCCCGCGTCGACGGCGTCGTCGGAGTCTGCCTCGGTGGCAGCCGCGCCCGCGGCACCCACCGGCCCGACTCCGACTACGACCTCGGCCTCTACTACCGCCGCCCGCTCGACACCGGGCAACTGCGCGACCTCGCCCGGCAGCTGACCGGGAAGGACGTCGACGTCACCGAGCCCGGCGGCTGGGGCCCCTGGGTCGACGGCGGGGCCTGGCTCACCGTCGACGGGCACCGGGTCGACTGGCTCTACCGCGACCTCGACCGGGTCGCCCACAGCGCTCGCGAGGCCCGCGCCGGACGGTACGAGATCGGCACCCAGCCCGGCCACCCGCTCGGCGTCCACTCGCACGCGTACGCCGGGGAGCTCGCCCTCGGACGCGTCCTCGCCGACCCCGGCGGCGAGGTGACCCGGCTGCGCGCGGAACTCGCCGACTACCCGGTGGCACTCGGCGAGGCGCTGGTCGCCCAGGCGCGCTGGGAGGCGCCGTTCGTCCTCGCGGGCGCCCGCAAGGGCGCGGCCCGCGGGGACGCGTTCTACGTGCACGGCTGCCTGTTCCGCGCGGTCGGGGCGCTGGTGCAGGCGATGCACGGGCGGGCGGGGCAGTGGCTGATCAACGAGAAGGGCGCGGTGGCCTCGGCCGCGCTGCTGCCCGGCGCGCCGGAGCACTTCGCGGAGCGGGTGCGGGCGGTCTTCGCCGGGGACGACCTGAACGGCGCGGTCGACGCGGCGCTCGCGCTCGTCCAGGACGCGCTGGGCTGACCCGGCGTCACGGACGCCCGGAACGCGAGCCGTCGACCGGTCGCGAGCCGGTGCACCGGCCGGGTGCGCCGGCGCCGCTGGGCCGGGGGTCCGAGGCCGCGGGGCCCGTCGTTGCCCCACCCGCCCGGGCCGTTCGACCGGCGTGGCGTCGGGCGGCCCGGCTCCTTCGCCCTACCGGGCGAGCCGACGTGCGGCCGGGCGCGGCGCCGAGGCCGACGGCCCGCGGTCCGGGCCGCGGTGGACCGGCTTCCCGTCAGGAGCGTTCGCGGTGCGCTCCTCCCGGAGATTCGAGCGCGCGTCGCATGGTGACCCGGGGCCACCGGTCGAGGCCGTGGGCCCGTTCGGCCGCGCGGATCCGGCGCAGGTCCGGACCGAGGGCGGCCTCGTCGAGGACGCGGAAGCCGCAACGGCGGTAGTACGGCGCGTTCCAGGGCACCTCGGCGAAGGTGGTGAGGGTCAGCGCCGGCAGGCCGAGGGCGGTGGCCCGGGCGGCGGCGTGCTCGATCAGGACGCGGCCGATGCCCCGGCGGGCGT from Kitasatospora terrestris includes the following:
- a CDS encoding ankyrin repeat domain-containing protein, producing MTDSADAAFDPEVIELAGKLFDAARAGDAPLLAAYLDAGAPADLANDRGDTLVMLAAYHGHVDAVRVLLERGADADRVNDRGQTPLAGAVFKGAEAVVDALLAGGADPKAGTPSALDTARMFGKDALLERFEAC
- a CDS encoding GNAT family N-acetyltransferase codes for the protein MPLLQDVERAAGRPFRDLDMAAIADDEPFTLTELGRYQRAGLAWVAVDPDDPDGRPVAYLVAEPADGALHIEQVSVHPDHARRGIGRVLIEHAAARATALGLPALTLTTFAEVPWNAPYYRRCGFRVLDEAALGPDLRRIRAAERAHGLDRWPRVTMRRALESPGGAHRERS
- a CDS encoding nucleotidyltransferase domain-containing protein, with the protein product MDDELMDLAGRLARVDGVVGVCLGGSRARGTHRPDSDYDLGLYYRRPLDTGQLRDLARQLTGKDVDVTEPGGWGPWVDGGAWLTVDGHRVDWLYRDLDRVAHSAREARAGRYEIGTQPGHPLGVHSHAYAGELALGRVLADPGGEVTRLRAELADYPVALGEALVAQARWEAPFVLAGARKGAARGDAFYVHGCLFRAVGALVQAMHGRAGQWLINEKGAVASAALLPGAPEHFAERVRAVFAGDDLNGAVDAALALVQDALG
- a CDS encoding GNAT family N-acetyltransferase; the encoded protein is MEIRMTGFGHPDGVKLSDEVQQEYVRRYGDGDQTSMHTDHFDPPAGLFVVAYLDGEPVACGGWRAKEQDDDGLLDGDAELKRMFVVPQARGKGLARAVLRHLEERAVAAGRTRLVLETGNKQPEAIALYLSEGYADIRKFGYYKDHPDSVCMGKQLV